One Arcobacter sp. FWKO B genomic window, GCTGTTGTAGTTATACCAAATCGTCCTATTTCAACTGCAAGTTCAAGAAAAGTTCTCCCTTTTAAATATACAAAAGAAGATACAGTATTTAATGTATCACATTCATCACTTTTAACTGCTGCGTTTATGTCAGAAAAGTGGGATATGTTAAGAGAAGCTGCACAAGATAGAATGCATCAGTATTTTAGAATGAAACAGATGCCAGAACTTTTTGAGGTGCAAAAAATAGCACTTAAAAATGGTGCATTGATGAGTACACTATCTGGAAGTGGATCAACATTTTTTAATTTATGCTACAAAAATGATGCAAAAAGACTAAGTTCAATACTTGCAAAAGAGTTTGCAAGATTTCAAGTTTTGACATTAGATTTTGATAATGATGGCATTATTGTAGAAAATTAAGTTAGTTTTGGATAAAATGTGCTACAAGTAAGAATGTGTATAGTATGTAGAAATAGATTTCAGCAAAAAGAACTTTTAAGACTGCAATGTATTGAGCAATCATTAGTTTTATTTACTGGGACTAAAAGAAGCTTTTACATTTGTAAAGAGTGTTTAAGTGGAGATTTTAAAAAGCTAGAAAAACAATTTGCTAGAGTCTGTAGGGGTAAACCCAACAACTTACAAGAATTTATATCACGGAGTAATAGTGTATGTTAGACAAAGTAAGAGTATATGAGATTGCAGAAGAAGCTGGGGCGACAAGTTCAGAGGTAATAGACAAAGCTAAAGACTTAGGTATTGAGCTAAAATCACCTCAAACTGCGGTTTCATATGAAGAGGCTGAAGAGATTACAACTTATATAATGACTGGTAAAAGTAAGTTATTAAAAGAAAAAACTCAGCCAAAGAAGAAAGTTCAAAAAGTAATTAAAGATGAACTTATAGAAAAAAAAGAAGAGAATATTAATCCTTCAAAAGAAGTTTCACAAGATAGTGAAAAAACAAAAGTCGAAGTTGAAAAAGCAAATGATATTGTGAAATCAAACAATGATGATGAAACGGCACAAGTTTCTCAAGAGATTATTATGCCAAAAAGAAGAGGGCTTAAGATAGTTAAGAAAAAAGAGCCTATTCAAACAGTATCTGTTGAAGCTTCTAAAAAACAAACAAAGTCTCTTAGTGAATTGCTTGATTCTAATATGGAAGCAAAGCTTGATAAAAAACCACAACAACAATTTACAAAAATAAAAAAAGAGAAGAAAAAGATTCCTCCAAAAGCTCATGAACATGGACATAGACTTGATGTTGATAGAGCAAATGATGAGTTTAAAAGTTCTGATGATTTACTAGAAGCTGATGAGGTTGTATTATTAGACTTAGATCAAACAGAGATCAATACTAAGTTTTTTGAAGAACAAAAACCATTAAATATAAGAACATCTAAGCCAAGTTCATTTGTAAATCAGCCTCAAACTCTAAGAAGAGGTAAAAGAAAGAAAAGACCAAGAATAGATACAAAAACATCTGAAGAAGTAACAAGTGTAGATATCTCTGAAAATATAAGAGTATATGAGTTTGCTGAAAAAGTTGGAAAAAGTGTTGGTGAAGTTATAGGGAAACTTTTTGGACTTGGAATGATGGTTACAAAAAATGACTTCCTTGATAGTGATGCAATAGAGATACTTGCAGATGAATTTGGTGTAGAAGTAAATGTAAAAGATGATTTTGAAGATCTAAACTATGTTGAAGAAACAGAAGAAACTATTGATGATAAAGATTTAGTTACAAGACCACCAGTTGTTACAATTATGGGGCATGTTGATCATGGTAAAACAACACTTTTAGATACTATTAGAAGTACAAATGTCGCTCGTGGTGAAGCTGGCGGGATTACACAACATATTGCAGCATATACTGTTGTAAAAAATGGACAAGAGATTACTTTTGTTGATACTCCTGGTCACTCGGCATTTAGTGCAATGAGGGCTAGAGGTGCAAGTGTTACAGATATAGTTATTATTGTTGTAGCAGCAGATGATGGGGTTAAACCACAAACAAGAGAAGCAATCACTCATGCAAAAGCTAGTGGTGGACCTATTATAGTAGCTATTAATAAGGTAGATAAACCTGCTGCTAATATTGATATGGTAAAAACACAAATGGCGGAAGTTGGTTTGATGCCTGTAGAGTGGGGTGGAGATACTGAGTTTGTTGAAGTTTCAGCATTAAAAGGGATAGGTATTGATAATTTACTAGATACTATTCTTATACAAGCTGAGATGTTAGAACTTAAAGGTAAC contains:
- a CDS encoding DUF448 domain-containing protein; its protein translation is MCIVCRNRFQQKELLRLQCIEQSLVLFTGTKRSFYICKECLSGDFKKLEKQFARVCRGKPNNLQEFISRSNSVC
- the infB gene encoding translation initiation factor IF-2, with amino-acid sequence MLDKVRVYEIAEEAGATSSEVIDKAKDLGIELKSPQTAVSYEEAEEITTYIMTGKSKLLKEKTQPKKKVQKVIKDELIEKKEENINPSKEVSQDSEKTKVEVEKANDIVKSNNDDETAQVSQEIIMPKRRGLKIVKKKEPIQTVSVEASKKQTKSLSELLDSNMEAKLDKKPQQQFTKIKKEKKKIPPKAHEHGHRLDVDRANDEFKSSDDLLEADEVVLLDLDQTEINTKFFEEQKPLNIRTSKPSSFVNQPQTLRRGKRKKRPRIDTKTSEEVTSVDISENIRVYEFAEKVGKSVGEVIGKLFGLGMMVTKNDFLDSDAIEILADEFGVEVNVKDDFEDLNYVEETEETIDDKDLVTRPPVVTIMGHVDHGKTTLLDTIRSTNVARGEAGGITQHIAAYTVVKNGQEITFVDTPGHSAFSAMRARGASVTDIVIIVVAADDGVKPQTREAITHAKASGGPIIVAINKVDKPAANIDMVKTQMAEVGLMPVEWGGDTEFVEVSALKGIGIDNLLDTILIQAEMLELKGNPKAKAKAVVVEASLEVGRGAVSTVIVQNGTLRVGDPIVADTTYGKIKAIHNDKGQKVKELKLSQTGQILGLNEVPFAGAVVAVQDSEKEAKEIATKRAELSRAKELSKSTKVSLEELSGMIAEGKIKSLPVIVKADVAGSLEAIKSALEEIRNDEVKVNVIHSGIGGISENDLTLASASSNCIILGFNIRPTGQVKNKAKSLGIDIKTYTVIYDLLDDVRATLSGMMSAIVREENTGQAQVRETFVVPKVGTVAGCIVSDGKVIRGEMARIIRDGVIVYTGKISSLKRFKDDVKEVGNGYECGIMFEKFNDIKVNDYIETFIQIKEQASI